DNA sequence from the Lysinibacillus sp. OF-1 genome:
TAATACACGGCTTTTTACTTTCTCCAACTCGTCAGCAGGATGGTACTTTAGCAAGGAAATCAGGAAAGGCTGAACAGATGGACGGAAGAGGGCTTGCAGCTCTGGCGAAGCAGTTGTCACCTGCTTGCCTTGCTTTAAAGCTGTCAAAATATCCGTTGATTCATTGTAAAGCTTCGGTGCTAACTGACCTTTTAATTGCTCTAAGAGTACTACGTCCAATGGTCTTCCAGCACCTGCGATAGAGACGAAGGACGCTACCCCTGTTTTTTGAGCTGCTAGCAAACCAATGAGTGAGCCTTCACTATGACCAATCACGTGTACACTTGTATAAGCTTTATCCGCCATCAATGTTTGTAGGATTTGTACTGCATCATCCACGTATTGATCAAACGTCCCATCTTCTTCCTTTGTTAAGAGCGCTTGATTATCACCAAGTCCTCGCTTATCATAGCGAACCGTCGTAATGCCCTCTTGTGCTAAACCTTCCGCCAGCATTTTTAAGCTATTATTTTTACCAGCTAGAGCAGAATTACCATCTTTATCAGTTGGCCCAGAGCCTGCTATAATGAGAGCCACAGGCGATGGCGACGTGCTCGCTTTTTGTAAAGCAACTGTTAAGTCTCCCTGTTGAACAGGAATTTTTAGTTTTTCATAGGTAACGGGCTGCTCTTTATAAGCCGTTAAAATTAGGGGGAAATTCCCACCATTTTGTTGAAATGTAGCCTCTATTTGTTCATTTTTTAATATGCCGTTTATCGCAATAACAGAGCCGTTCAAATGAATAGATATTTTTACATTGTCATCTGTATACTTGACACTTTGAAATGGAAAATTAGATAAACCTTGTGCTGGAACAGATAATGTACCACTATCCTTCTGTAAATCGACGATAATTGGCAGTGCTCCATTAGGCGTTTCAATATTTCCCTCCCATTTTCCGATAAACTGTTCATTCATTGCACTTTGCCCCTTTGTCTCTTGATTGTCCGCAGTGACCTCTTTTTGCCCACAGGCACTTAAAAGTAACAATGTGCAACATAACAATAACCATTTTTTCATCCAATCTTCCTCTCTATATGAAGATCACCAATAAAATTGGCAATAAGGTAATACCGATTATGATGTAGCTCCATTTATTCGCAAAATTGACAGTCCATCCGATTCCAAATTTTTTCGGCACTAATAAGGATGGATCGTTTTTGTTACAATAAAAAATCCCCCATTTCCAGTATTGATCATCTGCCGCAGCTGTTTCATTTGTATGTACCTCATCAAAACGTTCATTGCTTTTACTGAGCTTCCAAATTAATACTAGTAAGCCACCTAATGTAACGATATTAAAGACAAGAAAAAGAGGGAAAAAGTATGGGGCTGTTTGGTCATGTAAAATAACGGTTGTATAATGTAAAGCAATAAATAGAATCGTCATACTAAAATTAATCGCTGCTAAATACCAGCTACCATATTTGCGTTGAGTCAGTTCCCGATGAACTGAGGCTTCTCTAGCCTGTGCACTCAATTGAATTTTGGCACTTTTCATCCCTTGGCCCATGATGAAAAAGCTAATTTGTATCGCTAATAATATCAGTGGCATACTGATGACGGAGAGCCTAGTTTTTTCAGTCCAACCATCCGCCTCCCCTGCACCATTCCAATGCGTGGCAAAAATTGCTGGAATGGTGTCATAATTCATGTACGTAAAAACAATCAATGCCAGTGTCATGATGATAGGTAAACTAAAAAATAAGGGCGATAGTGTTTCATCTTTTTGGCGGATTGTTAAGTCTGTTACATGCACCGTTTTAATGTTTGTTTCCCATTGTTCCTGTCCCTTTAAATTTTTCGTTTTAACATGGTAACTCATGTAAAGACCAGATGATAGCAGGAGCATGACATACAAAAGGATAAAGGAGATTAAAGACGTTTTCTCCTCTTGCATAGGCGACAAAGAGAATCCGATTTGACCTAGTAAAAATAAGCCTGCAATTCCTCCGATAATTTGACTATAACGCTTCTTCCAAAGCTGTAATTGAGGATGCTTGACATAAGGTTCTGGTATGGAAACACCAAAAACATTCGTTTTTCTTGTTAAATGTGGTGTCATGGTTTCCAAAATACCAACAATGATAAAGATGCCTACTATTATAAGCATACTACCCCTACTTCCATTGTTTTAAAATTCGCTGGAACAAACTTGTTATTTGTTCTTTTTCAAACCCACGTGCAAAAGCTTCCGCCATAATTGGCTTTAAAGCATTTTCCACTTTTTCAACCTCTGTTTCTTCCAGCTCTCGCTTTTGCCCACCAATAATGACTGCCTTCGCTTTCGGTTTTAATTCGATTAACCCTTTTTCCTCGAGTTCATGGTAGCTCTTACTCACTGTGCTTACATTGATACCTAAATCCGTAGCCATCGCACGCACCGCTGGTAATGTATCACCATTTTTCAGTTCACCTTTTGCGATGAATTCAATTAATTGATTGGCTAATTGCTTATAAAGCTGCAATTCACTATTTGGATCTAACCGTATTTGCATATCGCTCCTCCAATCTGTATTGTTAATACCCAAACAGAATCTGTTATGTATAGAGTAATACAGATTTCTCAAAATGTCAAATGAAGGTAATGATGAAGGTGACTAACTCACCTATGTGAATGTCTTATATGATGTTTTACCTTTGAAAGGGGTGGAGTCTTGGCTTGGGTGAGTGCATTTTGCCTTCCTTATGAATTTTATTACCCTAGTAGGAGCGCCTTTCTCTCTGCTTCTCACCCTCAATTAGATTGTTAACAGTGAACCACAAAAAGGACCCAGAATAATTCTGGATCCATGGACACTTATTGCTTCTATTTGATTTTTTACTAGTAGGTTTACGCTTCAACTTAATCTACAGCGAAGCAGATCAATTCTGTTTCACCTTTAGGCTTAAGTTTTAAGAAGCTTCAACCTTAACCAGTTGTGGCGGACTTTCCTGAGATTCTTGGTCTTTGGGTGTTTGACTATTACTCATTCTGCATCCTCCCCATCATATTAGATTAATAAGTGTTTCCGAACTTATTATGAACCTTTGCCTGATTTTTTATTCATGCTTCAAATTTTTTCTGCAAAGACTTGCTGTGCAATGGTTAAGGCATTTTGCACTTTTGGAAAACCGATGTAGGGCACTAATTGTAACAGAGCCTCGACAATTTCTGTTTGTGTTAAGCCTGCATGGTATCCTCGTTGGATATGGGTTTTTGTTTGCGGCGCAGCACCTTGTGTGACAACTGCTGTTATCACGACAAGTGCTCGATTTTTGGCCTCCAATCCTGGTCGTGCATAGACATCACCATAAGCAAATTCAATAATCATTTTGCGTAAATCAGGTGCCACATCGGCTAATGGATCGGATGTAATCATCTGTGTTACTTCTTCCTCAGTCATATATTGTTTGATTGTGTCAAGCCCCTTTGTAAAACGTTCATTCATTTACTGGATTCCTCCCACCATTTTCTTATACAAAAACCCCAATTCCGCGTCTCCAGAATTGGGGATTGTCCTTCACGTATGTAAGGGTCTCTTTTTCACGTCACCCTCTGGCTTAGTTGAAAAAGGATATAGGTTTTCATAGTGCCTCACTGGACAGCTTTAATGAATATCTATGCAAAAGTCACAAGGACATGCACGCAACAATTAATGTTTTACAAGACAGGCTTTTGCTTTGTCAATTTGGATCTTCACTTGTTCGAAGCCGGTTCCACCTAAGGAATGACGGCGTCGAACAGCCGCTTCTGGCGCTAACACATCATAAATATCTGCTTCAATTAGTGCACTTTCCTGCTGCATTTCTTCCAGTGGTAAATTTAATAAGTAAATCCCCTTTTGAATACACGTGAAGACAAGCTTCCCTGTCACCTCATGTGCCTCACGGAATGGCATACCTTTTGTCGCAAGATAATCTGCTAGCTCTGTTGCATTTGAAAAATCAGCATGGACAGCTTGATGCAAACGTTCTGTATTGACGGTCATTGTACGAATCATGCCTTCAAAGATTTTCAGTGAACCAAGAATGGTATGCACAGTATCGAACATGCCTTCTTTATCCTCCTGCATATCTTTGTTATACGTTAAAGGTGTGCCCTTTAACACGGTTAATAAGCCCATTAGATTCCCGTAAACGCGCCCTGTTTTCCCACGAATGAGCTCTGCCATATCAGGGTTTTTCTTTTGTGGCATAATGGAAGAACCTGTAGAGAAGGCATCATCCAATTCAATAAATTTAAATTCATCTGTAGACCAAATAATAATTTCCTCAGCAAAGCGTGATAAATGCGCCATTAACAAGGATGCATTACTTAAAAATTCCACAATAAAATCACGATCACTCACAGCGTCCATAGAGTTGGCATATACCTCACTAAAGCCAAGTAATTCTGCGGATTTTAAGCGGTCGATTGGGAAAGTCGTTCCCGCCATAGCCCCTGCCCCTAATGGCAAAATATCAATGCGCTTGATGGATTCTGTAAAGCGTTGTTTATCACGCTCTAGCATCCAAAAGTACGCCATTAAATGATGCGCAAAGGATATTGGCTGGGCACGTTGTAAATGTGTATAACCAGGCGCAATCGTTTCAATATGTTCTTGAGCCTTCTCTACTAATGTTTGTTGAAACGTCACGATTAAATCAATTGCTTCCTGCACACGCTTTTTCAAGAAAAGATGCATATCCGTCGCGACCTGGTCATTACGGCTACGACCTGTATGTAGCTTGCCACCAACAGGACCAATTAAATCAATCAGCATCTTTTCTAAATTTAAGTGTATATCTTCATTGGCAACGCTAAATTCAAGCCCACCTGCGATTGCCTTTTCTTTTAATTGGGCAAGACCACCTAGTATGGCCTCTACGTCAGCTACAGGTAAAATTCCTGTTGCACCAAGCATTGTGACATGTGCAACACTACCTTCAAGGTCCTCTAGCACAAGTTGCTGATCAAAGCCAATGGATGCCCCAAATTCGTCTACCCATGCTTCTGCTGATTTTTGGAAACGTCCACCCCAAAGTTTTGTCATGTCAGCTCACCTTTTCCTTTATTTCTTATTGAAAGGTGTAGTGAAAGCATAATGCCTTCCCACACCTCGCTTGTTAAATATTATTTTTTATTAACAGATGAGTTCACTACGGTTGGTAGACCCCATAACTCGATAAAGCCTACAGCGGAAGCGTGATTGAATTGATCTTCCTTCGAGTATGTTGCTAGCTTTTCATTGTATAGTGAATTTGGTGATTTACGTCCTTCTACAATCGCATGCCCCTTGAACAGTTTCACACGTACTGTACCATTTACATATTGTTGTGATTGCGCAAGGAATGCTTCAAGTGCATCACGTAATGGCGAGAACCATAACCCATCGTAAATTAATTCAGATAATTTTTTCTCAATCACTGGCTTGAAGTGTGCTAATTCTTTTACAAGTGTTAAATCTTCAAGCTCTTTATGCGCTGTTAACAGCACTTTTGCTCCTGGGATTTCATAAACCTCACGTGATTTAATACCAACGAGACGATTTTCTACATGGTCGATACGTCCTACACCATGCGCACCTGCTACTGCGTTTAATTCTTGAATTAAATCTGCTAGCTTCATTTCTTTTCCGTTTAATGCTACTGGTTTACCAGCTATAAACTCGATCTCCACATATTCTGCTTCATTTGGTGCATTTTCAACAGAAACAGTTAAGCCGTAAGCTTCCTCTGGTGGAGATACCCATGGATCTTCCATAATTCCTGCTTCATTGGCACGTCCCCATAAATTTTGGTCAATTGAAAATGGTGAATCCAATGTTGCTGGAATTGGTACATTATGTTTCATCGCATATTCAATTTCCTCGTCACGACTCCAGCCCCATTCACGTACTGGTGCTAATACTTCTAGATCAGGATTTAATGCTTTAATAGACACTTCAAAACGAACTTGGTCATTACCTTTTCCTGTGCAACCATGTGCAACGGCATCCGCACCGACCTGGTTCGCAATCTCTACTAATTTTTTTGAGATTAGTGGGCGAGAAAGTGCTGATACTAATGGATATTTTTGTTCATACCAAGTATGGGCTTGTAATGAAATTAATGCATAATTTTCAGCAAATTCATCCTTTGCATCTACCATATAAGATTCAATAGCTCCTACTTGAAGAGCTTTATTTTTTACGAATTCAAGGTCTTTCCCTTCACCAACGTCAAGGCATACCGCAATTACATCCCAACCCTGTTCTTTTAACCATGGAATTGCTACCGAAGTATCAAGTCCGCCTGAGTAAGCTAATACAACTTTTTTATTTGCCATTAAAAATGCGCCTCCATTGCTCTATCTATATGTATTTTTATACATTCATTTAAAAGTTTATACACGAATAGTATCATGTTATAAAAATAAATACAAGTGTATTTTTATAAATTCATAGACATTTATTTTACTAGTTAAGCGAACGTCAACCAATCCATCAAATCATTGGAGAAAGTATGAATATTTACTCGAATAAGCGTTTTTTCACTAAAGGCATAAATGTATACTATATAAATGTATCAATAAAAAAGAACCCCGTAGAAAACGGGATTTTTTTTTCACGATTTAATTGATTTTGTCTTGTACAATGCATTCTTTGGATTAATGATGATCAATAACAGGGCGGCTACTGAATATAAAATGGCATTATACATCATTAAATCAACGAGATGCCCGTTCACTAAACCAATAAAAAAATTAAAGAATTGGTGAATGATGATGGGGATGATTAAATTCTGATTGATGTTATAAAATCCTGCCATAATAATACTCGTCGCTATGATGGCTATCATAAAGAAGCCACTATATTGGAGTAAATCCATGCCCATAAAGCCAGTCGTAAGCCATATCGGTAAATGCCATAGCCCCCACCAAAACCCGATGATGATAGAGGCGACTAATGCGGAATACTTCTTTTGAAGCTCCAGCAGGGCAAAACCCCTCCATCCCAATTCTTCACCTAATGGTCCTGATAAAAGATTTCTAAAAAAGTAATAGCTCAGTATAACCCAAGAAGAGATTGTAAAAATAGAATCTGTTTGATGATTATTCATAACTAGACTCAAAATAATAATAAAAATGACGACTTGAATCGTCAGCACTGAAAAAATCACCGATCCGTTCAACCTATTCTTAAATTTTTGTTTCACAAAGTGTAGAAAGCTCTGTCCAGGATATATTTTCGGAAATAATATAGCGAAGGCAAAGGTTGATGACCATGCTGATAGACAGCGTATTACATCGAAAACCCACGTTGGAAACCCTAACAGCTTGACAGCTCCTACAAGACAAAAAAGCGGCCAAAAAATGACATTGGTTAAGACAATAAAACTCGCTACAGGTCTTTTTAGCTTCTTATTTCTATTCATGTTGATCCCCCATTTCATTGCACTGAACTTCAGCATAAACCTGGGGGTTGCTCACAGGTCAATCATCTATCTCTATTTTTACTTTATTGGCACATACATTTCTAAAAAAATACGTTCCAGCCCTTCTTCATACGTAACTAGCAGTAGATTGATATACACAAGCCCTAACAGCTCATAGCCCATTTCCTCGGCTACTTTTCTCATACTGGCTTCCACTTGATCGTCCGTATTTTTACCACCTGTAGACCATCTACCATCTTCAATGATTGTATAAAGACATTTTGGATAGGCTCGAATTTCCCCAGCTATTGCCTTGTCATCATCTTCAACTTTTCTGGTAATTATAAATTGTTCTTCTAGTATCCCTTCATCATTAAACCGTATTACTCTTCTTAATGATGTAAGGACCACTGCTTTTTTAAAATTATCGGTGTTTTCTTTTAGAATGTCATATTCATCATAAGCGGTATAATGATCTATTTCTCCCATTATCTCTAGTGGTTTCATTTCTTTTATACTGTATGTTCCTAAACATTGCTTAATTTTTTCGCAATCTTCCTTGACCCTTTGTAACTTTTTTAATTGTCGTTTTTTATAGGCAATCTCCTCCAACATTCCCTGCTCTTTTTCTTCTAATAATGAGCGAATGCCCTCGATACTCTTGCCTCTTCTTAATTCCTGTATTATTTTGATTTCCAAATCAATTTCTCGATAAAAATTGACCGTTGTTAGGTCATAGATATCAAAATGGGTATAGCTTCTGTAGCCATTTCCTTTATTTTGCTGAGGCTTTACCAATCCCTTTTCTTCGTAAAATTTTATCGTATCTCTAGAAATGCCTAAAAATTTAGCAACTTGTCCAATAGTGTACATTGTATTCTCCTTTTTTAGCTTCATCTTCCCTACTATATCAACAATTTCAGGTAAGTATGAAAAAAACTGTCGCCATACATAGGGAGCATGGCGACAGTCTGATTATTGCTATTTTTTATTGAAAAATGATTTGCCTAGAAATTCAATGGTTGCAGGTGCGAGTGCATATAATTTACTCGATAATCCCATGATCCTTGGTAAATTTACCTCACGAACTGGACGGTCAATTGTTTGAACTGTAGCTTGTGCCACTTCTTCTGCGGATAATAAAAATCTTCCTAAGGACTCTCTGTAGCCACCTGCATCATTTGCCTTATCTAAAAATGGTGTATCAATGGGACCTGGGTGGATGGCGGTTACTTTCACATTGTATGGAGCTAACTCCATACGAAGTCCATTCGTGAAACCGACAATGGCATGCTTGGTAGCAGCATAAACACTCGCTTTCGGTGTTGCTACCTTTCCTGCCTGTGACCCAATAAAAATTAGATGACCATGCTGTTGTGCCATCATTGCAGAAGCTAATCGTTTGGCAAGGTAAATCGGTACACTTACATTCAATTCAATCATTTGAGCAATATCCACATCCTTTAAAGCGGGGGCTACAGCAAATTTCCCTACACCTGCTGAAAGAATCGCCACATCAATGGGTGGGAGCTGTGAACAAACATCATCGAGTGTATGTAAATTGGTTAAATCAGCTTGGATAACGTGAGCTCCTAAACGTTCTAGCACCTTTAGTGCAACAGCATTACGACCCGTGGCATAAACTGTATGCCCTTGAGCTACAAGTAATTCTGTCGTTTTTAAACCTACACCACTTGTTGCACCTGTCACGAAGATCGTCTTTTTATATTTATTCATGTGTAAACCTACTTCCTTTGAAATAAATAGATACCTGCTTCGGTCTTCGTTGATTTAATATAATCATTGGCTTCTAAATAATCTAAATGCCCTAGTGTTTTGGACAAGGTTAATCCTAGCTGATGCTGGAATATGGCTGGATACAAGCGTTTTGTTACTTGTACAACCGTTAATTGATCGTCACCTAGCAACTCATTAACTTTCAATGATTGCTGATGCTGGCGCTCTAATCGTTTATCAATTAAAGAAGGAATATCCTCTAAATCGGCCCCATGCCCTGTATGCATCATTTTGATGGGTAATTGGCGTAGAATTTCGAGTGATTCATTGTATTGCAGTAAGGATTTTGGACGTCCTAATGTACGATCTAATGGTGGCTCGATTAATGGATTGGGCGTTATTTTTTCGAGTAATAAATCGCCCCCAATAACATGATGCGTTTTTTCATCCCAGAAAATAAAATGGCTTTGTGCATGACCTAATGTTTCTATTGCCTTTAATCCTGGATGACCGGGCACTTCGTCTCCATCCACCAAAATTTGTGTCAATGGGCGCTCACCCACAAGCTCTAATTCACGACGAACATGTACACTTTTTGTAATATATTCTTGTGGTACCCCATGCTCTAATAAACGCTCACTGTAAAATTGCTCGTGATAGCTTAAAAACGCTTCATCATGACGAAGCCATTTATCATTATAGGCATGCCCCAAAATTTCTGCATGTGGAAAGGCATCGACCCATCCTGCATGGTCAGGATGATGGTGGGTTAACACAACCTGTTCAATATCTCGCATGTCAAAGCCAGCTGCTCGAATTCCCCATTTCAAAGCATCATAGGCTTCCATCGTTTTTGGTCCAACATCAAAAATGCTGAGTGCATCGCCCTTTACAATAAATGCATTGACATCTCCTACTTCATAGGGTGTTGGAATTTCTATTTTGACTATAGACAAAGTTGTCTCCCCCTTTTTACGAGCTAGTGAATACTGATTCATTCTATTTTACAAGTTTTTTCTGTTTTCGTCATCCTCCTGTTGACAGTTTGCTAATTCCTCACTATAATTTTGAATAATCTAATTATTTTTGTGCGTTGAAGAAGCCGAGTACGTAACTGGTGAAGGTGTTAGAGAGTGTTACATTTGCTGAGAGTAACATCACCCGCTCCCATTACCGAACCTACTTCTGAGCAGTTATGCAAACATAACCGTTTCCCTTGCGATAAGAGGGCTAAGAGTTGTGCCAACAATTGGCAAACAAAGGTGGTACCGCGGAAACGAGAGCGTTTTCGTCCTTCAAGATAAGGACGAGAGCGCTTTTTTATTTTGAACTGGAGGTTTTGTTTATGAAAAAAATAGTATTTATCGGTGCAGGCTCAATGGCAGAAGCATTGATGCAGGGCTGGATAAAACAAAAGGTGTTTACACCACAGGAAATCTATGTCACCAATCGCTCTGACAAAGAACGTTTACAGTTCTTACACGAAACATATGGAGTCCAGTGCCTGTTTGATCAAGCCATTTATCAACAGGCAGATCTTATCATTTTAGCAATGAAGCCAAAGGATGCTGTTGCAGCCATGCGCGATCTAAAACCTAAAATTACAACGCACTCTGCCGTTCTGTCGATTCTAGCCGGTATTGCTATTGAGACGATTACTAAATTTTTAGGAAGTCGTCCAATTGCACGGGTGATGCCTAACACATCTGCCACAATCGGTATGTCAGCAAGTGGGATAGCATTCAATAATGAGGTGTCGGCGGCACAGCGTATTCTTTTCCTCCAGTTATTAGAGGCTGTCGGCTCCGTTATTGAAGTCGATGAGGATCAATTACATGCAGTTACAGCCCTTTCTGGTAGTGGTCCTGCGTATATTTATTATTTAATGGAAGCCTTTGAAAGAGTAGGAACAAAAGTTGGTCTTTCTAAAGATACTGTACGATTACTAATGACTCAAACACTGGCAGGTACTGCTGAAATGCTCAAGCAATCGGTAGATGAGCCGGATGTTTTGCGGAAAAAAGTAACGAGCCCTGGCGGTACGACGGAGGCTGGTATTCAGGCACTAGAGCAATATCAATTTAATGAAGCCATCGAAGCATGTATTAAAGAAGCGGAAGCTCGATCTCGTTCACTTGCAAATGGTTAATATTATGTGCAAAATAGAGTGTATCACTAGGAATTAGGGGGCTTTATTTTGAGTAAATTATTCGAACCATATGCATTACAATCCATTTCCTTAAAAAATCGCGTTGTTATGGCACCTATGTGCATGTATTCAGCGCAAGACGATGGCATGGTGACACCTTTTCATTTAGTCCATTATGCGACACGAGCAGCTGGTCAAGTTGGGTTAATCATCTTGGAAGCTACTGGTGTTGTGCCAGAAGGCCGCATCTCCAATAAGGATTTAGGCATTTGGGATGATGCACATATTGAGGGATTAAGTCAACTAGTTGAAGGGATGAAGGCTTACGGCGCTAAAACAGGCATCCAGCTTGCACATGCTGGTCGCAAAGCAACGGTGGATGGCGAAATTTTTGCTCCATCAGCTATTGCCTTTAGCTCAGACTATAAAACACCAATAGAAATGACAGAAGAGGACATTCTTTATGTAATAGAAGCGTTTAAACAAGCAGCTGTTCGTGCCACAAAGGCTGGCTTTGATGTGCTCGAGATTCATGGGGCACACGGCTATTTAATTAGCGAGTTTTTATCACCTGCGACAAATAAACGTCAAGATCAATACGGTGGTTCACAGGAAAACCGTTATCGTATCCTTCGTCAAGTTATCGATGCGATTCGCAGTGTGTGGGATGGGCCATTATTGGTACGTGTATCTGCAGAAGATTACGCTGAGGATGGCACAACAATGGAAGATTTTATTGTTTTTAGTCGCTGGATGAAATCTCAAGGTGTTGATTTGGTTGATGTATCAACAGGCGGTGTTGTACCAGCAGCTATTCATGTCTTTCCAGGCTATCAAGTATCGCATGCAGAGGCCATTAAGCATGGGGCAAACATCCCTACTGGTGCAGTTGGACTTATTACAACAGCTGTTCAAGCGGAAGAAATTCTCCAAAATAATCGCGCAGATTTAATTTTCTTAGCACGCGTTTTATTACGAGACCCTTATTGGCCACTTCATGCGGCTAAAGAATTAGGCGAAGAAGTACAACCTCCCGTACAATAC
Encoded proteins:
- the proC gene encoding pyrroline-5-carboxylate reductase, which gives rise to MKKIVFIGAGSMAEALMQGWIKQKVFTPQEIYVTNRSDKERLQFLHETYGVQCLFDQAIYQQADLIILAMKPKDAVAAMRDLKPKITTHSAVLSILAGIAIETITKFLGSRPIARVMPNTSATIGMSASGIAFNNEVSAAQRILFLQLLEAVGSVIEVDEDQLHAVTALSGSGPAYIYYLMEAFERVGTKVGLSKDTVRLLMTQTLAGTAEMLKQSVDEPDVLRKKVTSPGGTTEAGIQALEQYQFNEAIEACIKEAEARSRSLANG
- the namA gene encoding NADPH dehydrogenase NamA, with product MSKLFEPYALQSISLKNRVVMAPMCMYSAQDDGMVTPFHLVHYATRAAGQVGLIILEATGVVPEGRISNKDLGIWDDAHIEGLSQLVEGMKAYGAKTGIQLAHAGRKATVDGEIFAPSAIAFSSDYKTPIEMTEEDILYVIEAFKQAAVRATKAGFDVLEIHGAHGYLISEFLSPATNKRQDQYGGSQENRYRILRQVIDAIRSVWDGPLLVRVSAEDYAEDGTTMEDFIVFSRWMKSQGVDLVDVSTGGVVPAAIHVFPGYQVSHAEAIKHGANIPTGAVGLITTAVQAEEILQNNRADLIFLARVLLRDPYWPLHAAKELGEEVQPPVQYVRGW